TGGCGCTTGGCTCCGGCTCATGTCGTCGACGGTGGTTTGGGCCGCGATCGCGATGCTCAGCGCGGTCGCGCACGACGCGCGCGCAGCGAGTGCAGCGGATGCAAGAAACGGCACGAACGCGCAGGGTCCGGTGACGGCGACGATCGCCGGACGGATTCTGGACGAGCATGGGCGGGGACTCCCCAACATCGAGGTGATCGCGTCCAATCGGGCGACGGGCAGCACCATGCGCGCGACCTCTCGCGCCGACGGTCGATACCTGATCAGCGGATTGGAGATCGGCGGTCCGTACGCTGTCACAGGGCGGCGCGTCGGACTCCAGAGCAGCGCGAAGACGGGCATCTACCTGAGCCTGGGCCAGCGATTCGAGATCGACATCGTGATGGCGGCGCGCACGGTGTCGCTTCCATCCGTGGAAACGCGCGCGACACGCGACCGCGTGCTCTCGCGCAGGCACACCGGCATCGAGACGCTGCTCCCGGACTCGCTAATTCATCAAGTTCCGTTGATTAATCGAGATCTCTACGATCTCATTCGACTCGTGCCGCAGATGTCGACGGGATTCGCCGTGACGCCGTCCGGCGCCGGCCCGCGCACGAACAGCATTCGCATCGATGGCGTCAGCGACGAGGTGCCGTCCAGCAATCTCGCCGCGGGGGCTCTCTACGGCGGCAAAGTCATTCCGCT
The nucleotide sequence above comes from Gemmatimonadaceae bacterium. Encoded proteins:
- a CDS encoding TonB-dependent receptor, with translation MSRRARLGAWLRLMSSTVVWAAIAMLSAVAHDARAASAADARNGTNAQGPVTATIAGRILDEHGRGLPNIEVIASNRATGSTMRATSRADGRYLISGLEIGGPYAVTGRRVGLQSSAKTGIYLSLGQRFEIDIVMAARTVSLPSVETRATRDRVLSRRHTGIETLLPDSLIHQVPLINRDLYDLIRLVPQMSTGFAVTPSGAGPRTNSIRIDGVSDEVPSSNLAAGALYGGKVIPLDAVKEYEVSVSPFDVRQGSFAGAGVNVVTRGGTNELQGSAFGYGTNERLGPNVPFVRRARYQKEQFGA